From one Ferrovibrio sp. MS7 genomic stretch:
- a CDS encoding DUF2891 domain-containing protein translates to MAQRPGGLSESQALRFAALPLRNLEREYPNSLAHFAHSDADMRPPRELHPIFWGSYDWHSCVHGFWLLARCLRRHPGLAHAEVSRAIFTTRFTSAAGVGEAEYFSSPGRTTWQRPYGWGWLLALSAELAQWDDPQAAGWREALKPLESVILQELPSYLAKLTYPIRVGTHFNTAFGLLLALHYARVIDRLPMVALIEQTARRYFGQDVDYPGHYEPNGDDFLSGGLVAALLMSRLMQPPEFAAWFGHYLPGYHNGGAGPFQPAIVADRNDAKGVHLDGLNLSRAWCLRGIAATLSAGHSSHGVLMSVADSHEAASLPFLESGEYGGEHWLATFAALAIEGLED, encoded by the coding sequence ATGGCGCAGCGCCCGGGCGGATTATCCGAATCCCAGGCGCTGCGTTTCGCCGCGCTGCCCTTGCGCAACCTCGAGCGCGAATACCCAAACAGCCTGGCGCATTTCGCCCATAGCGATGCCGACATGCGGCCGCCACGTGAACTGCATCCGATCTTCTGGGGCAGCTACGATTGGCATTCTTGCGTGCATGGCTTCTGGCTGCTGGCACGCTGCCTGCGCCGCCATCCTGGCTTGGCCCATGCCGAAGTCTCCCGCGCCATCTTCACCACCCGCTTCACGTCGGCTGCCGGCGTCGGTGAGGCGGAGTATTTCAGCTCACCGGGCAGGACTACTTGGCAGCGTCCCTATGGCTGGGGCTGGCTACTGGCTCTCTCCGCCGAACTGGCGCAATGGGACGACCCGCAGGCCGCGGGCTGGCGCGAGGCGCTGAAGCCGCTGGAAAGCGTCATCCTGCAGGAACTCCCGTCCTATCTGGCGAAGCTGACCTATCCGATCCGCGTCGGCACCCATTTCAACACCGCCTTCGGCCTGCTGCTGGCGCTGCATTATGCCCGCGTGATCGACAGGCTGCCCATGGTGGCGCTGATCGAACAGACGGCACGGCGCTATTTTGGCCAGGATGTGGACTACCCCGGTCATTACGAGCCGAATGGCGATGACTTCCTCTCCGGCGGCCTGGTTGCCGCGCTGCTGATGAGCCGCCTGATGCAACCCCCGGAATTCGCTGCCTGGTTCGGCCACTATCTGCCTGGTTACCACAATGGTGGCGCCGGGCCGTTTCAGCCTGCCATCGTTGCCGACCGCAACGACGCCAAGGGTGTGCATCTCGATGGCCTGAACCTCTCGCGTGCCTGGTGCCTGCGTGGTATCGCCGCCACGCTTTCAGCCGGCCATTCCTCCCATGGCGTGCTGATGAGCGTGGCCGATAGCCACGAAGCGGCCAGCCTGCCGTTTCTCGAGAGCGGCGAGTATGGCGGCGAGCATTGGCTGGCGACTTTCGCCGCGCTTGCCATTGAGGGGCTGGAAGATTGA
- the secA gene encoding preprotein translocase subunit SecA, translating to MFGALAKKLFGSANDRAVRGFAKKVQAINALEPQMVALSDDQLKAKTTEFRSRLEQGSDLDDILVEAFAVVREAAKRVLGQRHYDVQLIGGMVLHSGKIAEMKTGEGKTLVATLAVYLNALPGKGVHVVTVNDYLARRDAEWMGRVYGFLGLTTGIIVHGLDDEERRAAYACDVTYGTNNEYGFDYLRDNMKFQREAMVQRPFSFAIVDEVDSILVDEARTPLIISGPSEDTTDLYVKVNVLVPDLVPEDFEKDEKQRTVNFTEAGTEHIEQLLRGAGLIKPDTDLYDIDNIAVVHHANQALRAHKLFTRDVDYIVKNGKVVIIDEFTGRMMEGRRYSDGLHQALEAKEGVEVQTENQTLASITFQNYFRMYPKLAGMTGTAATEAAEFTDIYNLEVVEIPTNVPVKRLDNDDEVYRTAREKYEAIATLIAECRAKGQPVLVGTVSIEKSEHLSDLLKQKGVQHAVLNARFHEQEAGIVAQAGRLGAVTIATNMAGRGTDIQLGGNAEMRIRAETEGLEGAALEAKVAAIRAEVAAEKEKVLAAGGLCVVGTERHESRRIDNQLRGRSGRQGDPGASRFFLSLEDDLLRIFGSERMDGMLQKLGLKDGEAITHPWINKALEKAQQKVEARNYEIRKNLLKFDDVMNDQRKVVYEQRIELMSTDNVADTVADMRREIVETLVTRHIPEKAYAEQWDAAGLEEEVRRVFGLDLPIQEWAKEEGIADTEIHERLQDAADRKMAEKAANIGPDLMRMIERSLLLQVLDQAWKEHLHHLDYLRQAIGLRAYAQKDPLNEYKREAFALFQQMLLRVRENLTAVLARVEVRAEEPPADLFARPTQPMQESRGEALEGGEAQPTLAARPVQASAQVDPNDPNTWRATPRNSLCPCGSGKKYKYCHGK from the coding sequence ATGTTCGGCGCGCTCGCCAAGAAATTGTTCGGTTCGGCCAACGATCGCGCGGTGCGCGGCTTCGCCAAGAAGGTACAAGCGATCAACGCGCTGGAACCGCAGATGGTCGCCCTGTCGGACGATCAACTTAAGGCCAAGACCACTGAATTCCGCAGCCGCCTGGAACAGGGCAGCGACCTCGACGACATCCTGGTGGAAGCCTTCGCGGTGGTGCGCGAGGCGGCCAAGCGCGTGCTCGGCCAGCGCCATTACGATGTGCAGCTGATCGGCGGCATGGTGCTGCATTCCGGCAAGATCGCCGAGATGAAGACCGGCGAAGGCAAGACCCTGGTCGCTACGCTGGCCGTCTACCTCAATGCCCTGCCGGGCAAGGGCGTGCATGTCGTTACCGTGAACGACTATCTCGCGCGGCGCGACGCCGAATGGATGGGCCGCGTCTACGGCTTCCTCGGCCTCACCACAGGCATCATCGTGCATGGCCTGGATGACGAGGAACGCCGCGCCGCCTATGCCTGCGACGTGACCTACGGCACCAACAACGAATACGGTTTCGACTACCTGCGCGATAATATGAAGTTCCAGCGCGAGGCCATGGTGCAGCGGCCGTTCAGCTTCGCCATCGTCGACGAAGTGGACAGCATCCTGGTGGATGAAGCCCGCACGCCGCTGATCATTTCCGGCCCATCAGAAGACACCACCGACCTCTATGTGAAGGTCAATGTGCTGGTGCCTGACTTGGTGCCGGAGGATTTCGAGAAGGACGAGAAGCAGCGCACGGTGAATTTCACCGAAGCTGGCACCGAGCATATCGAGCAGTTGCTGCGCGGTGCCGGACTGATCAAGCCCGATACCGATCTCTACGATATCGACAACATCGCTGTGGTGCATCACGCCAACCAGGCTTTGCGCGCCCACAAACTGTTCACCCGCGATGTCGATTACATCGTGAAGAACGGCAAGGTGGTGATCATCGACGAATTCACCGGCCGCATGATGGAAGGCCGCCGCTATTCAGATGGCCTGCACCAGGCACTGGAAGCCAAAGAAGGCGTTGAAGTTCAGACCGAGAACCAGACACTGGCCTCGATCACTTTCCAGAATTATTTCCGTATGTATCCGAAGCTGGCCGGCATGACCGGCACGGCAGCGACCGAGGCGGCGGAATTCACCGATATCTATAATCTCGAAGTGGTGGAAATTCCCACCAACGTGCCGGTAAAGCGCCTCGACAACGACGACGAGGTCTACCGCACCGCGCGCGAGAAGTATGAAGCCATCGCCACGCTGATCGCCGAATGCCGCGCCAAGGGCCAGCCGGTGCTGGTCGGCACGGTATCGATCGAGAAGTCGGAGCATCTTTCCGATCTGCTGAAGCAGAAGGGCGTGCAGCATGCGGTGCTGAATGCCCGCTTCCACGAACAGGAAGCCGGCATCGTCGCCCAGGCCGGCCGCTTGGGTGCCGTCACCATCGCCACCAACATGGCCGGCCGCGGCACCGACATCCAGCTTGGCGGCAATGCCGAAATGCGCATCCGAGCCGAGACCGAAGGCCTGGAAGGCGCAGCCCTTGAAGCCAAGGTTGCGGCGATCCGCGCCGAAGTAGCCGCCGAGAAGGAAAAGGTACTGGCGGCAGGCGGCCTCTGCGTTGTCGGCACCGAGCGCCATGAAAGCCGCCGCATCGACAACCAGCTGCGTGGCCGCTCCGGCCGCCAGGGCGATCCCGGTGCCTCGCGCTTCTTCCTCAGCCTGGAAGACGACCTGCTGCGCATCTTTGGCTCCGAGCGCATGGACGGCATGCTGCAGAAGCTGGGCCTGAAGGATGGCGAGGCGATCACCCATCCCTGGATCAACAAGGCGCTGGAAAAGGCGCAGCAGAAGGTCGAAGCGCGGAACTACGAAATCCGTAAAAACCTGCTGAAGTTCGACGACGTGATGAACGACCAGCGTAAGGTGGTCTACGAACAGCGTATCGAACTGATGAGCACCGACAATGTCGCCGATACCGTGGCCGACATGCGGCGCGAGATCGTTGAAACCCTGGTGACGCGCCACATCCCCGAGAAGGCCTATGCCGAGCAGTGGGATGCCGCCGGCCTGGAAGAGGAAGTGCGCCGCGTGTTCGGCCTCGACCTGCCGATCCAGGAATGGGCCAAGGAGGAAGGTATCGCCGATACCGAGATCCATGAGCGCCTGCAGGATGCCGCCGACCGCAAGATGGCCGAGAAGGCCGCGAATATCGGCCCCGACCTGATGCGCATGATCGAGCGCAGCCTGCTGCTGCAGGTGCTGGATCAGGCCTGGAAGGAACATCTGCATCACCTGGATTACCTGCGCCAGGCCATCGGCCTGCGCGCCTATGCGCAGAAGGACCCGCTGAACGAATACAAACGCGAGGCTTTCGCGCTGTTCCAGCAGATGCTGCTGCGCGTGCGCGAGAATCTCACCGCCGTGCTGGCGCGGGTGGAAGTGCGTGCCGAGGAGCCGCCCGCTGACCTGTTCGCGCGCCCCACCCAACCTATGCAGGAAAGCCGTGGCGAGGCCCTGGAAGGCGGCGAGGCGCAGCCGACCCTGGCGGCGCGTCCGGTGCAGGCCTCCGCCCAGGTCGATCCCAACGATCCGAATACCTGGCGGGCGACGCCGCGCAATTCGCTCTGCCCCTGCGGCTCGGGCAAGAAATACAAATACTGCCACGGCAAATGA
- a CDS encoding SDR family oxidoreductase: protein MSAPRKVALVTGATAGIGKASALALAKAGYDIVLAGRRLELLDAAAKECEAFGVKAIGVVTDVGNPDSVKGLFAKLKATFGRLDVLFNNAGIGAPAVPMDELSFEQWKAVVDTNLTGPFLCTQEAMRIMKAQTPQGGRIINNGSISAYAPRPFSAPYTATKHAISGLTKSTSLDGRAHNIACSQIDIGNAATEMTERMTKGVPQPNGTMMVEPRMDVRHVAESIVHIANMPLDANVQFMTVMATKMPFVGRG, encoded by the coding sequence ATGTCCGCCCCGCGCAAAGTCGCACTCGTCACCGGCGCCACCGCCGGCATCGGCAAGGCCTCGGCCCTGGCTTTGGCCAAGGCCGGCTACGATATCGTGCTGGCCGGGCGCCGGCTGGAACTGCTGGATGCGGCAGCCAAGGAATGCGAGGCATTCGGCGTCAAGGCGATCGGCGTCGTCACCGATGTCGGGAACCCGGATTCGGTGAAGGGCCTGTTCGCCAAGCTGAAGGCCACCTTCGGCCGACTGGACGTGCTGTTCAACAATGCCGGCATCGGCGCCCCTGCCGTGCCAATGGACGAGTTGAGCTTCGAGCAATGGAAGGCTGTGGTGGATACCAACCTCACCGGCCCCTTCCTCTGCACCCAGGAAGCCATGCGCATCATGAAGGCGCAGACGCCGCAGGGCGGCCGTATCATCAACAATGGTTCGATCTCGGCCTATGCGCCGCGCCCGTTCTCGGCGCCTTACACGGCCACCAAGCACGCCATCAGCGGCCTCACCAAGTCCACCTCGCTGGATGGCCGCGCCCATAACATCGCCTGCAGCCAGATCGATATCGGCAACGCCGCCACCGAGATGACCGAGCGCATGACCAAGGGCGTGCCGCAACCCAACGGCACCATGATGGTGGAGCCACGCATGGATGTGCGCCATGTCGCCGAATCCATCGTGCATATCGCCAACATGCCGCTGGATGCCAATGTGCAGTTCATGACCGTGATGGCGACCAAGATGCCGTTCGTCGGCCGGGGCTAG
- the dapE gene encoding succinyl-diaminopimelate desuccinylase — translation MIDPVALAQDLIRCPSVTPADLGALGVLEATLTPLGFACHRLKFTHPGTPDVENLYARHGKGGRNFCFAGHTDVVPVGDRQGWTVDPFGAEIIDGQLYGRGATDMKSAIAAFAAAAERFLAERGAGFDGSISFLITGDEEGPAINGTDKVLKWLKDRGEELSACVVGEPTNPLRLGEMMKIGRRGSLTARIAVNGIQGHVGYPHLADNPVPRLLDILQALKTRRLDTGNAHFEPSNLEIVTVDVGNAATNVIPAQARAVLNIRYNTEQTSAGLKTWIETCCGLGGEGRVEVAFEDGARPFLTQPGPFVQAMAEAVAEGTGRQPELSTTGGTSDARFIQAYCPVVEFGLVGQTMHKVDERAGVADIRALTDVYLGMLRRYFA, via the coding sequence GTGATCGATCCCGTTGCGCTCGCCCAAGACCTGATCCGCTGCCCCAGCGTCACCCCCGCCGACCTGGGCGCGCTGGGCGTGCTGGAAGCCACCCTGACCCCCTTGGGCTTCGCCTGCCACCGGCTGAAATTCACCCATCCCGGCACGCCGGATGTGGAAAACCTCTATGCCCGCCATGGTAAGGGGGGGCGCAATTTCTGTTTCGCCGGCCATACCGACGTGGTGCCGGTGGGCGACCGCCAAGGCTGGACCGTCGACCCCTTCGGCGCCGAGATCATTGATGGCCAGCTCTATGGCCGTGGCGCCACCGACATGAAAAGCGCGATTGCCGCCTTTGCTGCCGCTGCTGAACGCTTCCTGGCCGAGCGTGGCGCCGGCTTCGATGGCTCGATCAGCTTCCTGATCACCGGCGATGAGGAAGGCCCGGCCATCAACGGCACCGATAAGGTGCTGAAATGGTTAAAGGATCGCGGTGAAGAGCTGTCCGCCTGCGTGGTTGGCGAGCCGACCAACCCGTTGCGCCTCGGTGAAATGATGAAAATCGGCCGGCGTGGCTCGCTCACTGCCCGCATCGCCGTAAACGGCATCCAGGGCCATGTCGGCTACCCCCATCTGGCCGATAACCCAGTGCCGCGCCTGCTGGATATCCTGCAGGCCCTCAAGACCCGCCGGCTCGATACCGGCAACGCGCATTTCGAGCCGAGCAACCTGGAAATCGTCACCGTTGATGTCGGCAATGCCGCCACCAACGTGATCCCGGCCCAGGCCCGCGCCGTGCTGAATATCCGCTACAACACCGAGCAGACCTCGGCCGGCCTCAAGACCTGGATCGAGACCTGCTGCGGCTTGGGTGGCGAAGGCAGGGTCGAGGTGGCTTTTGAAGACGGCGCGCGGCCCTTCCTCACCCAGCCCGGCCCCTTCGTGCAGGCAATGGCGGAAGCGGTCGCGGAAGGTACCGGCCGGCAGCCGGAACTCAGCACCACTGGCGGCACCTCTGATGCGCGGTTTATTCAAGCCTACTGCCCGGTGGTTGAATTCGGCCTGGTCGGCCAGACCATGCACAAGGTGGATGAGCGCGCCGGGGTGGCCGACATCCGTGCGCTGACGGATGTCTATCTCGGCATGCTGCGGCGCTACTTCGCTTGA
- a CDS encoding DUF6624 domain-containing protein has translation MDDQLRRRLFEMLERDTKARQLAAIGGGLFEGYNEKLRDVYNANARELAEIVDQGGWPDKYRVGEDGATVAFLVVQHAIGLPNFMRACLELIEEAAARGAVPRWHVAFLTDRIRVMEGKPQLYGTQFDWDEAGQINPLPIESPETVDERRKAIDLVSLADAIVIERKERADRGELSPGNWARRQADFVFWAEAVGWRS, from the coding sequence ATGGACGATCAACTTCGCCGCCGCCTGTTCGAGATGCTCGAACGCGATACCAAGGCGCGCCAACTCGCCGCCATCGGAGGCGGGCTGTTCGAGGGCTATAACGAAAAGCTGCGCGATGTCTACAACGCAAATGCGCGCGAACTGGCCGAGATCGTCGACCAGGGTGGCTGGCCCGACAAGTACCGGGTTGGCGAGGATGGCGCCACGGTGGCATTCCTGGTGGTGCAGCATGCCATCGGCCTGCCGAATTTCATGCGTGCCTGCCTCGAACTGATCGAGGAAGCCGCCGCCCGTGGCGCCGTGCCGCGCTGGCATGTCGCCTTCCTCACCGACCGCATCCGCGTCATGGAAGGCAAGCCGCAACTTTACGGCACGCAATTCGACTGGGATGAAGCCGGCCAGATCAACCCGCTGCCGATTGAAAGCCCGGAGACGGTGGATGAGCGGCGCAAGGCAATCGACTTGGTGTCGCTGGCCGATGCCATCGTGATCGAGCGCAAGGAACGCGCGGATCGCGGCGAATTGTCGCCCGGCAACTGGGCCCGGCGGCAGGCCGATTTCGTATTCTGGGCAGAAGCGGTTGGCTGGCGCAGCTAG
- a CDS encoding epoxide hydrolase family protein: METLETYKPQPFTIAVPQADLDDLRQRLGRTRLPLQPADTAWQYGANGAYLARFLEYWRDGFDWRQWEARLNDYENYRVSLPRPDDGTPQTVHYLVARSSNPAARPLLLTHGWPGSVFEFIHILDRLTQPERFGGRAEDAFTVICPSLPGYGFSIPLKQPISPRQVAALWHDLITKALGIPRFFVQAGDWGSIVSSWLGADFPAAVAAMHLNMVPLRPPLTTPLNDTEKAWAAEVKKRQSTESGYFAIQSTKPNTLGFGLTDSPAGLAAWIVEKFHGHPRGAANSEPPFTMDDMLATIALYWLTDTAATATWLYWAAVQRGDLSLKPGQYIAPPTAFLLPPWDLVPPSPPGWLERGYNVVQHRVMPCGGHFVAMEQPDIFVEDVQAFFRSQTL; this comes from the coding sequence ATGGAAACGCTCGAAACCTATAAACCGCAACCCTTCACCATCGCCGTGCCGCAAGCGGATCTCGATGATCTGCGCCAGCGCCTCGGCCGCACCCGCCTGCCGCTGCAGCCAGCCGATACGGCCTGGCAGTATGGCGCCAACGGCGCCTACCTTGCGCGCTTCCTGGAATATTGGCGCGATGGCTTCGACTGGCGCCAGTGGGAAGCCCGGCTGAATGATTACGAGAATTACCGCGTCAGCCTGCCCCGCCCCGATGACGGCACGCCGCAAACCGTGCATTACCTCGTCGCGCGCAGCAGCAACCCGGCGGCGCGGCCCTTGCTGCTCACCCATGGCTGGCCGGGTTCGGTGTTCGAGTTCATACATATCCTCGACCGCCTGACACAGCCGGAACGCTTCGGCGGTCGCGCGGAAGATGCCTTCACCGTGATCTGCCCGAGCTTGCCGGGCTATGGTTTCTCGATCCCACTTAAGCAGCCGATCAGCCCGCGCCAGGTAGCCGCGCTGTGGCATGACCTGATAACCAAGGCGCTGGGCATCCCGCGCTTCTTCGTGCAGGCCGGCGACTGGGGCTCGATTGTTTCTTCCTGGCTCGGCGCCGATTTCCCTGCAGCCGTGGCGGCGATGCATTTGAACATGGTGCCGCTGCGCCCGCCGCTCACCACGCCATTGAACGACACCGAGAAAGCCTGGGCGGCTGAGGTGAAAAAGCGCCAGAGCACCGAGAGCGGCTATTTCGCCATCCAGAGCACCAAGCCGAACACGCTGGGTTTCGGCCTCACCGACAGCCCGGCCGGGCTTGCCGCCTGGATCGTGGAAAAATTCCACGGCCATCCGCGTGGCGCAGCCAACAGCGAGCCGCCTTTCACCATGGACGACATGCTGGCGACCATCGCGCTCTACTGGCTGACCGACACGGCGGCCACCGCCACCTGGCTTTACTGGGCAGCGGTGCAGCGCGGCGATCTGTCGCTCAAGCCCGGCCAATACATTGCCCCGCCAACTGCGTTTCTGTTGCCGCCCTGGGATCTGGTTCCACCCTCGCCGCCTGGCTGGCTGGAGCGCGGCTACAATGTGGTGCAGCATCGTGTGATGCCGTGTGGCGGGCATTTCGTTGCCATGGAGCAGCCGGATATTTTCGTCGAGGATGTACAGGCGTTTTTCAGGAGCCAGACTTTATGA
- a CDS encoding RNA-guided endonuclease InsQ/TnpB family protein, producing the protein MLIAHRIALDPNDMQAAYLARAAGAARFAYNWALAEWKRQYEAWKVDNSLPKPSQVALRRQLNVIKRHQFPWMLEVTKNAPQMAIIQLGQAFQNFFAGRAKYPQFRKKGAHDRFTLTNDQFCIDASRIRIPNLGWVRMRETLRFTGKIMSATVSRVADRWFVSIVLDTANRSHFSTAENQGAAGVDLGVSVLATLSTGETIPGPKPHKALLARLQRLSRSLSRKVKGSANGKKAKAKLARLHARIADIRSDALHKLTTDLARRFHTIGIENLNVRGMMKSRHLARSIADMGFYEFRRQLYYKTAVRGGQLVVADRFYASSKSCSTCGHKLEALALSVRNWTCPACGAQHDRDLNAAINLKNLAVSSTVSACGEEGAGSGRKTLSETGLSEAGSNPQIRSVMIRFV; encoded by the coding sequence ATGCTGATCGCCCATCGCATCGCGCTCGATCCGAACGACATGCAGGCCGCATATCTGGCCCGTGCGGCGGGGGCGGCGCGTTTTGCCTACAACTGGGCGTTGGCCGAATGGAAGCGCCAATACGAGGCTTGGAAGGTCGACAACTCCCTGCCCAAGCCTTCGCAAGTGGCGCTGAGGCGCCAGCTGAACGTCATCAAGCGCCACCAGTTCCCTTGGATGCTGGAAGTCACGAAGAACGCGCCGCAGATGGCGATTATTCAGTTGGGGCAGGCATTCCAGAACTTCTTCGCTGGTCGTGCAAAGTACCCGCAGTTCCGCAAGAAGGGCGCGCATGATCGCTTTACGCTCACTAATGATCAGTTTTGCATCGACGCTTCACGTATTCGCATCCCAAATCTTGGCTGGGTGCGCATGCGCGAGACGTTGCGCTTTACAGGCAAGATCATGTCGGCCACGGTGTCTCGTGTGGCTGACCGCTGGTTTGTCAGCATCGTCTTGGACACCGCAAACAGATCACACTTTTCCACAGCCGAAAACCAAGGCGCGGCAGGTGTAGATCTGGGTGTCTCGGTGCTTGCAACACTCTCGACCGGCGAAACGATCCCTGGCCCCAAGCCACACAAGGCTCTGCTTGCCCGGCTACAACGACTCTCGCGCAGCTTGAGCCGAAAGGTCAAAGGATCGGCGAATGGGAAAAAGGCCAAAGCCAAGCTGGCGAGGCTACATGCCCGGATTGCCGACATTCGCAGCGATGCTCTGCACAAGCTCACCACAGATCTCGCTCGCCGATTTCACACCATTGGCATCGAGAACTTGAATGTGCGTGGGATGATGAAGAGCCGCCATCTGGCGCGTTCCATCGCTGACATGGGTTTTTACGAGTTCCGTCGGCAACTGTACTACAAAACGGCAGTGCGTGGCGGTCAGTTGGTGGTGGCTGACCGTTTCTACGCCAGCAGCAAGTCCTGCTCGACTTGTGGTCACAAGCTCGAAGCACTGGCATTGTCGGTGAGAAACTGGACATGCCCGGCTTGCGGTGCACAACATGATCGCGATTTGAATGCGGCGATCAATCTGAAGAACTTGGCGGTGAGTTCCACCGTGTCAGCCTGTGGAGAGGAAGGCGCTGGCTCAGGTCGCAAGACCTTGAGTGAAACCGGCCTCAGTGAAGCAGGAAGCAATCCGCAGATCAGATCAGTTATGATTAGATTTGTATAA
- a CDS encoding IS607 family transposase, giving the protein MKRLVGVGEAAEALGVSITTLRRWEASGRLAAEHTAGGHRRYDLAKLKPELFRVQDDARRRTVAYARVSSHDQKDDLERQKQVLGHYCERQGWTFEVIADLGSGVNYHKKGLKKLLVAVIDGQIGRLVITHKDRLLRFGAELVFAICEAKSVEVVILNQGEDATFEEDLAKDVLEIITVFSARLYGSRSRANQKLLDGVRQAVEASQC; this is encoded by the coding sequence ATGAAGAGATTGGTAGGTGTAGGTGAAGCAGCAGAGGCGCTTGGCGTGTCGATTACGACGCTGCGCCGTTGGGAGGCTTCGGGCAGGCTGGCTGCCGAGCACACGGCCGGCGGTCATCGTCGCTATGACCTTGCCAAGCTCAAACCGGAACTCTTTCGCGTACAAGATGATGCCCGGCGGCGTACCGTTGCGTATGCCCGCGTCTCAAGCCACGACCAGAAGGATGATCTGGAGCGACAAAAGCAGGTGTTGGGGCATTATTGCGAGCGGCAAGGTTGGACGTTCGAGGTCATTGCCGATCTTGGTTCGGGCGTGAACTACCACAAGAAGGGCTTGAAGAAGCTACTCGTTGCCGTCATCGACGGCCAGATCGGGCGACTGGTCATCACCCACAAAGACCGGTTGCTCCGCTTTGGCGCAGAACTGGTCTTTGCAATCTGTGAAGCAAAGTCCGTCGAGGTGGTGATTCTGAATCAGGGTGAGGATGCGACATTCGAGGAAGATTTGGCCAAGGATGTGTTGGAAATCATTACGGTATTTTCTGCCCGTCTGTACGGGTCGCGTAGCCGGGCGAACCAGAAACTGCTTGATGGCGTGCGCCAAGCGGTAGAGGCATCGCAATGCTGA
- a CDS encoding MaoC family dehydratase, which produces MSRSDRYYEDYDQGEVIHANGVTVSEADILDFAYRYDPQPFHLDKEVAAKSIYGGLIASGWQTGALGFRMLMQAGLLGKGSMGSPGLDELRWYKPVRPGDTLYGKASVEEKRESASKPDRGIVKLKYWVENQRGEMVMSFYGNQLVSKRPG; this is translated from the coding sequence ATGAGCCGCAGTGACCGCTATTACGAAGACTATGATCAGGGCGAGGTGATCCATGCCAATGGCGTCACCGTCTCGGAAGCCGACATCCTCGATTTCGCCTATCGCTACGATCCGCAGCCCTTCCATCTCGACAAGGAAGTCGCGGCCAAATCGATCTATGGCGGCCTTATCGCGTCGGGCTGGCAGACCGGCGCTCTGGGCTTCCGCATGCTGATGCAGGCCGGCCTGCTCGGCAAAGGCAGCATGGGTTCGCCGGGCCTGGATGAACTGCGCTGGTACAAGCCGGTGCGGCCGGGCGACACGCTCTATGGCAAGGCCAGTGTGGAGGAGAAGCGCGAGTCCGCCTCGAAGCCGGATCGCGGCATCGTCAAGCTGAAATACTGGGTGGAAAACCAGCGCGGCGAAATGGTGATGAGCTTCTACGGCAATCAGCTTGTGTCCAAGCGGCCGGGCTAA
- the truA gene encoding tRNA pseudouridine(38-40) synthase TruA: MPRYKLTLEYQGGPYVGWQRQESGRSVQQAVEEAFAAMLGNSEMPQVFAAGRTDAGVHARGQVAHVDLPKDFAPERLLTGMNFHLRLEPVSVLRIDYAAPDFNARLDAKQRHYLYRILTRHPPPTIEAGLVWHVPVQLDAEAMHQAAQRLIGHHDFTSFRASECQAKSPVKTLEELRVERSGAEIHIHGRARSFLHHQMRNMAGTLKLVGEGKWNADDVSAALAARDRRAAGPTAPPDGLYFMAVEY, encoded by the coding sequence ATGCCGCGCTACAAGCTCACGCTGGAATACCAGGGCGGGCCCTATGTCGGCTGGCAACGCCAGGAATCGGGCCGCTCGGTGCAGCAGGCGGTGGAAGAAGCCTTCGCCGCGATGCTGGGCAACAGCGAAATGCCGCAGGTTTTCGCCGCCGGCCGCACCGATGCCGGGGTGCATGCGCGCGGCCAGGTGGCGCATGTCGACCTGCCGAAGGATTTTGCACCTGAACGGCTGCTGACGGGGATGAATTTCCATCTGCGGCTGGAGCCGGTGAGTGTGCTGCGCATCGATTATGCCGCGCCTGACTTCAATGCTCGCCTGGATGCAAAGCAGCGGCATTACCTCTACCGCATCCTGACGCGGCATCCGCCGCCGACCATCGAGGCCGGGCTGGTTTGGCATGTGCCGGTGCAGCTTGATGCCGAGGCGATGCACCAGGCAGCGCAGCGCCTGATCGGCCATCACGATTTCACCAGCTTCCGTGCCAGTGAATGCCAGGCTAAATCGCCGGTAAAGACCCTGGAAGAACTGCGCGTCGAACGCTCCGGTGCAGAAATCCATATCCATGGCCGCGCCCGCAGCTTCCTGCATCACCAGATGCGCAACATGGCCGGCACGCTGAAACTGGTCGGCGAAGGCAAGTGGAATGCCGATGACGTGAGCGCGGCTTTGGCTGCACGCGACCGCCGCGCCGCCGGGCCGACCGCGCCGCCCGATGGCCTCTACTTCATGGCTGTGGAGTATTAG